From Medicago truncatula cultivar Jemalong A17 chromosome 7, MtrunA17r5.0-ANR, whole genome shotgun sequence, a single genomic window includes:
- the LOC112419158 gene encoding putative nuclease HARBI1 isoform X1 yields the protein MPTQMLVLNHAKKDMERRQHIGTVVLLCHVVHALYLNQILSTCIHSRVTYSPQSERRRCELMSYLVHTDKCRDIIRMGPEAFMQLCLKLRGTGIVKDTIKYTVEEKVAKFLHIVGHNVKNRTISFFFYRSGETVSRHFHTVLHVILALGEEFIAQPSVADVPPQILNNSRFYPFFKDCIGAIDGTHIRVKVPRAEAPRFRGRKEHPTQNVLAACNFDMKFTYVLAGWEGTAFDSRILKDALSKEDPLIIPEGKFYLGDAGFMLKQGLLTPYRGVRYHLKEYSSRGPQNPRELFNLRHSSLRNVIERTFGVLKKRFPIIASGTEPHYSFEVMIDIVLACCILHNFLMGVDIDEALIAEVDHELVQNDIDRSQTQQRDEDYRLGSLLREAITTEMGNLYGA from the exons ATGCCTACTCAAATGCTAGTTTTAAATCATGCTAAAAAAGATATGGAAAGGAGGCAACATATTGGTACTGTTGTCTTATTGTGTCATGTTGTCCATGCATTGTATTTGAATCAAATCTTATCAACATGTATTCATAGTAGAGTCACCTATTCTCCACAAAGTGAGCGTAGACGTTGTGAGTTAATGAGTTATCTAGTGCATACAGATAAGTGTCGGGACATCATACGAATGGGGCCTGAAGCATTCATGCAGCTGTGTCTAAAACTAAGAGGTACGGGTATAGTAAAGGATACTATAAAGTATACTGTAGAAGAGAAAGTGGCAAAGTTCTTGCATATTGTAGGACATAATGTTAAAAATCGTAccatttctttcttcttttatcgTTCGGGAGAGACTGTTAGTCGTCACTTTCACACTGTGTTGCATGTCATACTTGCATTGGGGGAAGAATTTATAGCCCAACCATCAGTTGCCGATGTCCCACCACAAATACTAAACAATAGCAGattttatccattttttaag GATTGCATTGGAGCTATAGATGGCACACACATTCGAGTGAAGGTTCCAAGGGCAGAAGCCCCTCGTTTTCGTGGAAGAAAAGAGCATCCCACTCAAAATGTATTAGCTGCATGTAATTTCGACATGAAATTCACTTACGTGTTAGCCGGATGGGAAGGAACAGCATTTGACTCTAGAATATTAAAAGATGCTTTAAGTAAAGAAGATCCTTTAATAATTCCCGAAG gaaagTTTTATCTCGGGGATGCGGGATTTATGCTTAAACAAGGGTTACTAACTCCATATAGAGGAGTTCGTTATCACTTGAAAGAGTATTCCTCTCGTGGGCCACAAAATCCTCGAGAGTTATTCAACCTTCGACACTCTTCACTTCGGAACGTCATTGaaagaacttttggtgtgttaAAAAAGAGATTTCCAATTATAGCTAGTGGCACCGAACCGCATTATTCATTTGAAGTAATGATAGACATAGTACTTGCTTGTTGTATACTTCATAACTTTTTAATGGGAGTGGACATTGATGAAGCACTAATTGCTGAAGTTGATCATGAACTGGTTCAAAATGACATAGATAGATCCCAAACACAACAGCGTGATGAAGACTACCGACTGGGATCGCTTCTTAGGGAAGCTATTACAACCGAAATGGGGAACCTGTATGGAGCTTAA
- the LOC112419158 gene encoding uncharacterized protein At2g29880 isoform X2 — MAKDKGQSVEPRQDTKEVLRWTDDMDQILLNALMEEVHKGNRHDGSFSPEAYSNVVAVLRSNIDPTMTKQHIKNRMKTLKDRFGEAYDLFGSLSGFGWNSTTRRFTAEEVVWQELIRVKPHAAKWKTMQVKHYDVLKVLFGEDRAAGKTSKTNKMRHKQLEKEREKEKEKEKENVDLNDTANDTYMTDQRADIFDEGQEEPIVDSYSPTYGKSHQSTGTSGSRGTKRKAPMNDFVEAQLDRMTSGIGLMADALNKGNSISDQLHDVAKQQIEISARQVAAIEKRNEILQNCRPRVYTGADVWNMLDELDMLPQFRFKCYEVLCNDNKKKELVFGLPTDMRLQVLLQMMNANFYH, encoded by the exons ATGGCAAAGGATAAAGGTCAAAGTGTAGAACCTAGACAAGATACTAAGGAAGTCTTAAGGTGGACTGATGATATGGatcaaatattattgaatgcTTTGATGGAAGAGGTCCATAAAGGGAATAGGCATGATGGTTCATTTTCACCTGAAGCATACTCCAATGTCGTAGCTGTTTTACGGTCTAACATTGATCCAACCATGACAAAACaacacataaaaaatagaatgaaaacTTTGAAAGATCGTTTTGGTGAAGCGTATGATCTATTTGGTAGCTTAAGCGGGTTTGGATGGAATTCAACAACTAGGAGGTTTACGGCTGAGGAAGTAGTTTGGCAAGAACTTATAaga GTAAAACCACATGCTGCTAAATGGAAAACCATGCAAGTTAAGCATTATGATGTTCTGAAGGTTCTTTTTGGGGAAGACCGAGCAGCGGGAAAAACATCTAAGACTAATAAAATGAGACACAAACAGTTGGAGAAGGAAagggaaaaggaaaaagaaaaagaaaaggaaaacgtTGATCTGAATGACACAGCTAATGATACTTACATGACTGACCAACGTGCTGATATATTTGATGAAGGGCAAGAAGAACCCATTGTTGACTCATACAGTCCAACATATGGGAAATCACATCAATCCACAGGAACATCTGGTTCTCGCGGAACAAAGCGTAAGGCTCCAATGAATGATTTTGTGGAGGCTCAATTGGATAGAATGACGAGTGGCATTGGACTCATGGCTGATGCTTTGAACAAAGGTAATTCAATTTCTGATCAATTGCATGATGTGGCTAAACAACAAATAGAAATATCTGCACGACAAGTTGCAGCTATTGAGAAACGCAACGAAATCTTGCAAAATTGTAGACCTCGAGTGTATACAGGAGCAGATGTATGGAATATGCTTGATGAGTTGGATATGCTGCCACAATTTCGTTTTAAGTGCTATGAAGTTCTTTGCAATGATAACAAAAAGAAGGAGCTGGTTTTTGGTCTACCCACTGACATGCGCTTACAGGTTCTCTTACAAATGATGAATGCTAATTTCTACCATTGA